In one window of Amblyomma americanum isolate KBUSLIRL-KWMA chromosome 9, ASM5285725v1, whole genome shotgun sequence DNA:
- the LOC144105279 gene encoding uncharacterized protein LOC144105279, with amino-acid sequence MKTAQCILVILVALAAVNAGYHGGYGHGYGLGGYSHAITHHYDNQRAHYGYGGYGGYGGYGGYGGYGGYGGYGGYGRGYGGFGGYGYGHGFYG; translated from the exons ATGAAGACCGCT CAATGCATCCTCGTTATCCTGGTGGCCCTAGCAGCGGTGAACGCTGGCTACCACGGAGGCTACGGTCACGGTTACGGCCTTGGAGGCTACAGTCATGCCATCACTCACCATTACGATAACCAGAGGGCGCACTATGGCTATGGTGGATACGGCGGCTATGGAGGCTACGGTGGCTATGGCGGATACGGAGGTTATGGCGGCTATGGAGGATACGGCCGCGGCTACGGCGGATTCGGTGGCTACGGTTATGGGCACGGGTTCTACGGCTAG
- the LOC144105280 gene encoding uncharacterized protein LOC144105280, whose translation MKTILCALVVLCALAAVNSGYHGGYGGYSHAITHHYDNQRAHYGYGGHGGYGGYGGYGGYGGYGRGYGGYGGYGHGFYG comes from the exons ATGAAGACCATC CTTTGCGCCCTTGTCGTCCTGTGTGCTTTGGCTGCGGTCAACTCTGGCTACCACGGAGGCTACGGCGGCTACAGCCATGCCATCACTCACCATTACGATAACCAGAGGGCGCACTACGGCTACGGAGGACATGGCGGATATGGCGGCTACGGAGGTTACGGTGGCTACGGGGGCTACGGCCGCGGCTATGGTGGATATGGTGGCTACGGGCACGGGTTCTACGGTTAG